A window of the Limanda limanda chromosome 8, fLimLim1.1, whole genome shotgun sequence genome harbors these coding sequences:
- the crabp1a gene encoding cellular retinoic acid-binding protein 1a, translating to MSNFAGTWKMKRSEKFDELLKALGVNAMLRKVAVAAASNPHVEIRQDGEQFYIKTSTTVRTTEINFHIGQEFNEETVDGRKCKSLATWESENKIHCEQTLVDGDGPKTFWTRELNGDELKLTFGADDVVCTRVYARE from the exons ATGTCTAACTTTGCCGGCACctggaagatgaagaggagtgaGAAATTTGATGAACTTCTCAAAGCCCTGG GTGTGAACGCCATGCTGAGGAAGGTGGCTGTGGCGGCCGCCTCCAACCCTCACGTGGAGATCCGTCAGGACGGTGAGCAGTTCTACATCAAAACCTCCACCACTGTGCGCACCACCGAGATCAACTTCCACATTGGCCAGGAGTTCAACGAGGAGACGGTGGATGGAAGGAAGTGCAAG AGTCTCGCAACCTGGGAGTCAGAAAACAAGATCCACTGTGAGCAGACTCTGGTGGACGGCGATGGCCCCAAAACATTCTGGACCCGAGAGCTGAACGGAGACGAGCTCAAACTA ACTTTCGGGGCCGATGACGTAGTGTGCACACGAGTTTACGCTCGTGAATGA
- the skic8 gene encoding superkiller complex protein 8: protein MSTQYSILFKQEHAHDDAIWTAAWGKSEADGSETIVTGSLDDMVKVWKWSDEKLELQWNLEGHQLGVVSVDISHNGAIAASSSLDAHIRLWDLESGKQIKSMDAGPVDAWSVAFSPDSKYIATGSHHGKVNIFGVESGKKEYSLDTRGKFILSIAYSPDGKYLASGAIDGIINIFDIATGKLLHTLEGHAMPIRSLTFSPDSQLLITASDDGYIKIYDVQHANLAATLSGHGAWVLNVAFSPDHTHFVSSSSDKSVKVWDASSRACINTFFDHQDQVWSVKYNSTGSKIISAGDDRAIHIYDCPM from the exons ATGAGCACTCAA TACAGCATCCTATTCAAGCAGGAGCATG CACACGATGACGCCATCTGGACGGCGGCGTGGGGTAAAAGTGAGGCGGATGGGTCTGAAACCATCGTCACTGGCTCACTAGATGATATGGTGAAAGTCTGGAAATG GTCAGACGAGAAGCTGGAGCTGCAGTGGAATCTGGAAGGACACCAGCTGGGTGTGGTGTCAGTGGACATCAGTCACAACGGAGCCATCGCTGCCTCCAGCTCCCTGGACGCTCACATCCGTCTCTGGGACCTGGAGTCTGGGAAACAGATCAAGTCCATGGACGCAGGACCAG tTGATGCATGGTCGGTTGCCTTCTCCCCAGACTCCAAATACATTGCCACAGGAAGCCATCATGGCAAGGTCAACATCTTTGGTGTGGAAAGTGGAAAGAAGGAATATTCTCTGGACACTCGAGGGAAATTCATCCTGAGTATAGCTTAC AGCCCTGATGGAAAATATTTGGCAAGTGGAGCCATTGATGGAATCATCAACATCTTTGACATTGCCACTGGAAAACTACTCCACACACTGGAAG GTCACGCCATGCCCATCAGATCTCTCACCTTCTCCCCTGACTCCCAGCTACTGATCACAGCCTCAGACGACGGCTACATTAAGATTTATGATGT GCAACATGCCAACCTGGCAGCTACACTGAGTGGACATGGAGCATGGGTTCTTAATGTGGCATTCTCCCcagatcacacacactttgtctcaaG TTCGTCGGACAAGAGCGTCAAGGTTTGGGACGCGAGCTCCAGAGCGTGCATCAACACCTTCTTCGACCATCAAGATCAG GTATGGAGTGTAAAGTACAACAGCACCGGCTCCAAGATCATCTCAGCTGGAGACGACCGCGCCATCCACATCTACGACTGTCCCATGTGA